Proteins encoded within one genomic window of [Enterobacter] lignolyticus SCF1:
- a CDS encoding ketose 1,6-bisphosphate aldolase, translated as MPLISLAAGLAHAREHHYALGAFNVLDSHFLRALYAAAEQERSPFIINIAEVHFKYLPLESLVELIRFEAARHDIPVVLNLDHGLRFETVVRAIRLGFSSVMFDGSTLDYDENIRQTREVVKMCHVVGVSVEGELGAVGGDEGGALYGHADKSHFTDPGLARDFVDRTGIDALAVAIGNAHGKYRGEPKLDFARLDLIRQQTGLPLVLHGGSGISNADFRRAIALGIRKINFYTGMSQAALEAIEHRMTHRRPIYDELAELLLGIEMAITDTVTEQMQIFGSAGKA; from the coding sequence ATGCCCTTGATATCATTGGCCGCAGGCCTGGCGCACGCCCGGGAGCATCATTACGCGCTCGGCGCTTTTAACGTCCTCGACTCCCATTTTCTGCGGGCGCTGTACGCCGCCGCCGAGCAGGAGCGCTCGCCGTTTATCATCAATATCGCCGAAGTCCATTTTAAATATCTGCCGCTGGAGTCGCTGGTGGAGCTAATCCGGTTTGAAGCGGCCAGACACGACATTCCGGTGGTGCTCAATCTCGACCACGGCCTGCGCTTTGAGACGGTGGTTCGCGCCATCCGCCTTGGCTTTAGCTCGGTGATGTTTGACGGCTCGACGCTGGATTACGACGAAAACATCCGCCAGACCCGGGAAGTGGTGAAAATGTGCCACGTCGTGGGGGTGTCGGTTGAGGGCGAGCTGGGCGCAGTGGGCGGCGATGAGGGCGGCGCGCTCTATGGTCATGCGGATAAGAGCCACTTTACCGACCCCGGCCTGGCGCGCGACTTCGTCGACCGGACCGGGATCGATGCGCTGGCGGTCGCCATCGGCAACGCGCACGGTAAATACAGAGGCGAGCCGAAGCTCGATTTTGCCCGCCTGGATCTTATCCGTCAGCAGACTGGGCTGCCGCTGGTGCTGCACGGCGGTTCGGGGATCAGCAACGCCGATTTTCGCCGCGCGATTGCGCTTGGCATTCGTAAAATTAATTTCTACACCGGCATGTCCCAGGCCGCGCTTGAGGCCATTGAGCACCGGATGACGCACCGTCGCCCCATCTACGATGAGCTGGCGGAGCTGCTGCTCGGTATAGAGATGGCGATTACCGATACCGTCACCGAACAGATGCAAATTTTTGGCAGCGCGGGGAAAGCATAA
- a CDS encoding carbohydrate kinase family protein has product MMERKGIIAAGNMLVDHVHKIVQWPERGWLAEITHSERATGGAPLNVLLTLAKMHCRLPLQAVGLIGEDADGDYINAMLDQYHVNRQHVQRTTFAPTSMSQVMTDPSGQRTFFHSPGANRLLDLPAFDQLDPTMRIFHLGYLLLLDTLDLADETYGTRAARLLAQMQDLGYETSLDLVSRKGDPRYQPLVLPALRHLDYLVINELEAGEFSGLEIRTASGEPEIDNIARAAALLLQAGVKKRAVIHCPEGAWGQSPDDGGMWIPSWRLAQEEIVGSVGAGDAFCAGFLYGCHEQWPLARSLQLAHACARASLQCANAIDGAKTLDELLAFIDENPVTP; this is encoded by the coding sequence ATAATGGAACGTAAAGGGATTATCGCGGCGGGCAATATGCTGGTCGATCATGTGCATAAAATCGTACAGTGGCCGGAGCGCGGCTGGCTTGCGGAGATTACCCACAGCGAGCGCGCCACCGGCGGCGCTCCGCTTAACGTGCTGCTGACGCTGGCGAAAATGCACTGCCGCCTGCCGCTGCAGGCGGTCGGGCTGATTGGCGAAGACGCCGACGGCGACTACATCAACGCCATGCTTGACCAGTACCACGTCAATCGCCAGCACGTACAGCGCACCACCTTTGCGCCCACGTCGATGTCGCAGGTGATGACCGACCCCAGCGGACAGCGCACCTTCTTCCACTCGCCGGGCGCAAACCGGCTACTGGATCTTCCCGCGTTCGATCAATTAGATCCCACGATGCGGATCTTCCATCTCGGGTATCTGCTGCTGCTCGATACCCTCGATCTGGCCGATGAAACCTACGGCACCCGCGCGGCGCGCCTGTTGGCGCAGATGCAGGATCTGGGCTACGAAACGTCGCTGGATCTGGTCTCGCGCAAAGGCGATCCGCGCTATCAGCCGCTGGTGCTGCCCGCGCTGCGGCATCTGGATTATCTGGTGATCAACGAGCTGGAAGCCGGGGAGTTCAGCGGGCTTGAAATTCGCACCGCCAGCGGCGAGCCGGAGATCGACAATATTGCCCGCGCCGCGGCGCTGTTGCTGCAGGCGGGGGTGAAAAAACGGGCGGTGATCCACTGCCCGGAGGGCGCGTGGGGGCAATCGCCCGATGACGGCGGAATGTGGATCCCTTCCTGGCGGCTGGCACAGGAGGAGATCGTCGGCAGCGTCGGCGCCGGGGATGCGTTCTGCGCCGGTTTTTTATATGGCTGCCATGAGCAGTGGCCGCTCGCCAGAAGCCTGCAGCTGGCCCATGCCTGCGCCCGCGCAAGCCTGCAGTGCGCCAACGCCATTGACGGCGCTAAAACCCTCGACGAACTGCTGGCGTTTATTGACGAGAACCCGGTGACGCCATAA
- a CDS encoding response regulator encodes MKPVILVVDDDAAICELLREALSEHVFEVAVCHLGQQALATAVRRPDVALVLLDMMLPDINGLQVLQQLQKQRPALPVVMLTGLGSESDVVVGLEMGADDYIGKPFNPRVVVARVKAVLRRAGVLAAEADAGQGSGMTFNGWRLDTLRCELTNPRQEVVALTQGEYGLLQALAQNARRVLSREQLLALTHSESMEVFDRTIDVLIMRLRRKIEINPHQPTLIKTLRGLGYVFAADVVHREKAA; translated from the coding sequence ATGAAACCGGTGATTCTGGTGGTCGATGACGATGCCGCTATCTGCGAGCTGCTTCGCGAGGCGCTGAGCGAACACGTCTTTGAGGTGGCGGTCTGCCATCTTGGCCAGCAGGCGCTAGCGACGGCGGTCCGGCGGCCGGACGTCGCGCTGGTGCTGCTGGACATGATGCTGCCGGATATCAACGGCCTGCAGGTGCTGCAGCAGCTGCAAAAGCAGCGTCCGGCGCTGCCGGTGGTGATGCTGACCGGTCTGGGCAGCGAATCCGACGTGGTTGTCGGCCTGGAGATGGGAGCGGATGACTACATCGGCAAGCCGTTCAATCCCCGGGTGGTGGTCGCGCGGGTTAAAGCGGTGCTGCGCCGTGCGGGCGTGCTGGCGGCAGAGGCTGACGCCGGGCAGGGCAGCGGTATGACCTTCAACGGCTGGCGGCTGGATACCCTGCGCTGCGAGCTGACCAACCCTCGTCAGGAGGTGGTGGCGCTCACTCAGGGAGAATACGGGCTGCTGCAGGCGCTGGCGCAAAATGCCCGTCGGGTGCTGAGCCGGGAACAGCTTCTGGCCCTGACGCACAGCGAAAGCATGGAGGTGTTCGACAGGACCATCGATGTGCTGATTATGCGCCTGCGGCGCAAAATTGAGATCAATCCGCATCAGCCGACGCTTATCAAAACCCTGCGGGGGCTGGGCTACGTCTTTGCCGCTGATGTGGTGCATCGCGAAAAGGCCGCCTGA
- a CDS encoding formate dehydrogenase H subunit alpha, selenocysteine-containing — MKKVVTVCPYCASGCKINLVVDNGKIIRAEAAQGKTNQGTLCLKGYYGWDFINDTQILTPRLKTPMIRRQRGGKLEAVSWDEALNYVAERLSAIKAKYGPDAIQTTGSSRGTGNETNYVMQKFARAVIGTNNVDCCARVUHGPSVAGLHQSVGNGAMSNAITEIDNTDLVFIFGYNPADSHPIVANHVINAKRNGAKIIVCDPRKIETARIADMHIALKNGSNIALLNAIGHVIIEEDLYDKSFVASRSEGFEEYRKIVEGYTPESVEAITGVSAREIRECARMYANAKSAAILWGMGVTQFYQGVETVRSLTSLAILTGNLGKPSVGVNPVRGQNNVQGACDMGALPDTYPGYQYVKFPENREKFAKAWGVESLPEHTGYRISELPHRAAHGEVRAAYIMGEDPLQTDAELSAVRKAFDDLELVIVQDIFMTKTASAADVILPSTSWGEHEGVYTAADRGFQRFFKAVEPKWDLKTDWQIISEIATRMGYPMRYNNTQEIWDELRHLCPDFYGATYEKMGELGYVMWPCRDESDADQGTSYLFKEKFDTPNGLAQFFTCDWVAPIDKLTDEYPMVLSTVREVGHYSCRSMTGNCAALAALADEPGYAQINTEDAARLGIRDEALVWVNSRKGKIITRAQVSDRPNKGAVYMTYQWWIGACNELVTENLSPITKTPEYKYCAVRVEPIADQRAAEQYVIDEYEKLKSRLRESALG; from the coding sequence ATGAAAAAAGTCGTCACGGTTTGCCCTTATTGCGCATCAGGCTGCAAGATAAACCTGGTCGTCGATAACGGCAAAATCATCCGGGCGGAGGCTGCGCAAGGCAAAACCAACCAGGGGACGCTTTGCCTGAAAGGCTATTATGGCTGGGATTTTATCAACGATACCCAGATCCTGACGCCCCGTCTGAAAACCCCTATGATTCGCCGCCAGCGCGGTGGCAAACTGGAGGCCGTCTCCTGGGATGAGGCGCTGAACTACGTCGCAGAGCGCCTTAGCGCCATCAAAGCGAAATATGGTCCGGACGCCATCCAGACCACCGGTTCTTCGCGCGGTACGGGTAACGAAACCAACTATGTGATGCAAAAATTTGCGCGCGCCGTTATTGGCACCAATAACGTCGACTGCTGCGCTCGCGTCTGACACGGCCCATCGGTTGCAGGTCTGCACCAGTCGGTCGGTAATGGCGCCATGAGTAATGCCATCACAGAGATTGATAACACCGATCTCGTGTTTATCTTCGGGTATAACCCGGCAGATTCACACCCTATTGTGGCGAATCACGTGATTAACGCCAAACGCAATGGGGCGAAGATTATCGTCTGCGATCCGCGCAAAATTGAAACCGCGCGCATTGCCGATATGCACATTGCGCTGAAGAACGGCTCGAATATCGCGCTGCTCAACGCCATCGGGCATGTCATTATCGAAGAGGATCTTTACGACAAGTCCTTCGTCGCCAGCCGTTCCGAGGGCTTCGAGGAGTATCGCAAAATCGTCGAGGGCTATACGCCGGAGTCCGTTGAGGCGATCACCGGCGTCAGCGCCCGGGAAATCCGCGAATGCGCCCGTATGTATGCCAACGCCAAATCCGCCGCCATCCTGTGGGGCATGGGCGTGACCCAGTTCTATCAGGGCGTGGAGACCGTACGTTCGCTGACGAGCCTCGCGATTCTCACCGGCAACCTCGGCAAACCGAGCGTCGGCGTGAACCCGGTGCGCGGTCAGAACAACGTCCAGGGCGCCTGCGATATGGGCGCGCTGCCGGATACCTATCCGGGCTACCAGTACGTCAAGTTCCCGGAAAATCGCGAGAAATTCGCGAAGGCCTGGGGCGTGGAAAGCTTGCCGGAACACACCGGCTATCGCATCAGCGAGCTGCCGCACCGCGCGGCGCACGGCGAGGTTCGCGCCGCCTACATCATGGGCGAGGATCCGCTGCAGACCGACGCGGAGCTGTCCGCGGTGCGTAAGGCGTTTGACGATCTGGAGCTGGTCATCGTCCAGGACATCTTTATGACCAAAACCGCCTCGGCGGCCGACGTCATTTTGCCGTCCACCTCCTGGGGCGAGCATGAAGGGGTGTACACCGCCGCCGACCGCGGCTTCCAGCGCTTCTTCAAGGCCGTTGAGCCGAAGTGGGATCTGAAAACGGACTGGCAGATTATCAGCGAAATCGCCACCCGGATGGGCTATCCGATGCGCTACAACAACACCCAGGAAATCTGGGACGAGTTGCGTCATCTGTGCCCGGATTTCTACGGTGCGACCTACGAAAAAATGGGCGAGCTGGGCTATGTGATGTGGCCATGCCGCGATGAGTCCGACGCCGACCAGGGCACCTCTTACCTCTTTAAAGAGAAGTTTGATACGCCGAACGGTCTGGCGCAGTTCTTCACCTGCGACTGGGTTGCCCCGATTGATAAGCTTACCGACGAGTACCCGATGGTGCTCTCGACGGTGCGCGAAGTCGGCCACTACTCCTGCCGCTCAATGACCGGCAACTGTGCGGCGCTGGCGGCGCTGGCGGACGAGCCCGGCTATGCGCAGATCAATACCGAAGACGCGGCGCGTCTGGGTATCCGGGATGAAGCGCTGGTGTGGGTTAACTCGCGCAAAGGCAAAATCATCACCCGCGCGCAGGTCAGCGATCGCCCGAACAAGGGCGCGGTCTACATGACCTACCAGTGGTGGATTGGCGCCTGCAACGAGCTGGTAACGGAAAACTTAAGCCCGATAACCAAAACGCCGGAGTACAAGTACTGCGCCGTTCGCGTTGAGCCGATTGCCGACCAGCGCGCCGCCGAGCAGTACGTCATCGATGAATATGAGAAATTAAAATCCCGGCTGCGTGAAAGCGCGTTAGGATAA
- a CDS encoding tetratricopeptide repeat protein yields MKRFFLLFFLPLLAHADEIGTQYKTQAEAGDRRAQYYLADTYLSSGDEAHARYWAEKAAQNGDADALALLAQMTLKTSFPQALKLAEQSNQAGSKTGAIILARILVNEQVGKTDYPQAIALLQKAAEDEESDSAVDAQMLLGLIYANGVNVTQDDDKATFWFKHSSSLSRTGYAEYWAGMMFEQGEKGFIAPNKQKALNWFNVSCTEGFDTGCEEFDRLSGE; encoded by the coding sequence ATGAAACGCTTCTTTTTACTTTTCTTTCTCCCATTACTGGCCCACGCCGATGAGATTGGCACACAGTACAAAACCCAGGCAGAAGCAGGCGACAGGCGCGCGCAATATTATCTTGCCGATACCTACCTGAGCTCCGGCGATGAAGCCCATGCCCGCTACTGGGCGGAAAAAGCCGCGCAGAACGGCGATGCCGACGCGCTGGCGCTGCTGGCGCAGATGACGCTGAAAACCAGCTTCCCGCAGGCGCTGAAGCTGGCGGAGCAGTCGAACCAGGCCGGCAGTAAAACCGGGGCAATCATCCTCGCGCGGATTCTGGTCAACGAGCAGGTGGGCAAAACGGACTACCCGCAGGCCATCGCGCTGCTGCAAAAAGCCGCCGAGGATGAGGAAAGCGACTCAGCGGTCGACGCGCAGATGCTGCTCGGCCTGATTTACGCCAACGGCGTTAACGTAACGCAGGACGACGATAAGGCCACCTTCTGGTTCAAGCACAGCTCGTCGCTTTCGCGCACCGGCTATGCCGAATACTGGGCGGGTATGATGTTTGAGCAGGGGGAGAAAGGGTTTATCGCGCCAAATAAGCAAAAAGCGCTGAACTGGTTTAACGTCAGCTGTACGGAAGGGTTTGATACCGGCTGCGAAGAATTCGATCGCCTGAGCGGCGAGTAA
- the gltP gene encoding glutamate/aspartate:proton symporter GltP, which yields MKKAKVSLAWQILLALVLGILLGSYLHYHSDSREWLVINLLSPAGDIFIHLIKMIVVPIVISTLVVGIAGVGDAKALGRIGAKTIIYFEVITTVAIVLGITLANVFQPGSGIDMSQLATVDISKYQSTTADVQSHAHGLMGTILSLVPTNIVASMAKGDMLPIIFFSVLFGLGLSSLPASHREPLVTVFRSISETMFKVTHMVMRYAPVGVFALISVTVANFGFASLWPLAKLVILVYAAIVFFALVVLGLVARMCGLSIWILIRILKDELILAYSTASSESVLPRIIEKMEAYGAPASITSFVVPTGYSFNLDGSTLYQSIAAIFIAQLYGIDLSLGQEIILVLTLMVTSKGIAGVPGVSFVVLLATLGSVGIPLEGLAFIAGVDRILDMARTALNVVGNALAVLVIAKWEHKFDRKKAQAYEREMLGRFDKTADS from the coding sequence ATGAAAAAAGCGAAAGTCAGCCTTGCCTGGCAGATTCTGCTGGCGCTGGTGCTGGGAATTCTTTTGGGGAGCTATCTGCACTACCATAGCGATAGCCGTGAATGGCTGGTCATCAACCTCTTATCACCGGCCGGCGACATCTTTATCCATCTGATTAAAATGATCGTTGTGCCGATCGTTATCTCTACGCTGGTGGTCGGTATCGCCGGCGTTGGCGATGCGAAGGCGCTGGGTCGTATCGGCGCAAAAACCATTATCTATTTCGAAGTGATTACCACCGTCGCTATCGTGCTGGGGATTACCCTGGCGAACGTGTTTCAGCCCGGCTCAGGGATTGATATGTCGCAGCTGGCGACCGTGGATATCTCTAAATACCAGAGCACCACGGCGGATGTGCAGAGCCATGCCCACGGACTGATGGGCACGATCCTGTCGCTTGTGCCGACCAATATCGTCGCCTCGATGGCCAAGGGCGACATGCTGCCGATCATCTTCTTCTCGGTGCTGTTTGGTCTGGGGCTGTCGTCGCTGCCAGCCAGCCACCGCGAACCGCTGGTCACGGTGTTCCGCTCTATTTCTGAAACCATGTTCAAAGTCACCCATATGGTGATGCGCTATGCGCCGGTGGGGGTTTTCGCCCTGATCTCGGTGACCGTGGCAAACTTTGGTTTCGCCTCGCTGTGGCCGCTGGCGAAGCTGGTTATCCTGGTGTATGCCGCCATCGTCTTCTTTGCGCTGGTGGTGCTGGGGCTGGTGGCGCGGATGTGCGGCCTGAGCATCTGGATCCTGATTCGTATCCTGAAAGATGAGCTGATTCTGGCGTACTCAACCGCCAGCTCCGAGAGCGTGCTGCCGCGCATTATTGAGAAGATGGAAGCCTATGGCGCTCCGGCGTCGATTACCAGCTTCGTGGTGCCGACGGGCTACTCCTTCAACCTCGACGGCTCAACGCTTTACCAGAGTATCGCCGCTATCTTTATTGCCCAGCTGTACGGTATCGATCTGTCGCTGGGTCAGGAGATTATTCTGGTGCTGACGCTGATGGTGACCTCGAAAGGGATTGCCGGGGTGCCGGGCGTCTCCTTCGTGGTGCTGCTGGCGACGCTGGGCAGCGTCGGGATCCCGCTGGAAGGTCTGGCGTTTATCGCCGGGGTCGACCGTATCCTCGACATGGCGCGTACGGCGCTGAACGTAGTGGGTAACGCGCTGGCGGTGCTGGTTATCGCCAAGTGGGAACACAAGTTCGATCGCAAGAAAGCGCAGGCCTATGAGCGCGAAATGCTCGGGCGTTTTGATAAGACGGCCGACAGTTAA
- the acs gene encoding acetate--CoA ligase → MSQIHKHPIPAPIAERCLINPEQYKAKYHQSITDPDAFWGEQGNILDWITPYTKVKNTSFAPGNVSIKWYEDGTLNLAANCLDRHLAERGSQTAIIWEGDDASQSKHISYQELHRDVCRFANTLQSLGIKKGDVVAIYMPMVPETAVAMLACARIGAVHSVIFGGFSPEAVAGRIVDSSSRLVITADEGLRAGRAIPLKKNVDEALKNPNVKSVEHVIVLKRTGGDIAWNDGRDLWWSDLIDKASDQHTPVAVNAEDPLFILYTSGSTGKPKGVVHTTGGYLVYAATTFKYVFDYHQGDIYWCTADVGWVTGHSYLLYGPLACGATTLMFEGVPNWPTPARMCQVVDKHKVNILYTAPTAIRALMAEGDKAVQGTDRSSLRILGSVGEPINPEAWEWYWKKIGNEKCPVIDTWWQTETGGFMITPLPGATELKAGSATRPFFGVQPALVDNEGHPLDGATEGNLVITDSWPGQARTLFGDHERFEQTYFSTFKNMYFSGDGARRDEDGYYWITGRVDDVLNVSGHRLGTAEIESALVSHPKIAEAAVVGIPHSIKGQAIYAYVTLNHGEEPSPALYTEVRNWVRKEIGPLATPDVLHWTDSLPKTRSGKIMRRILRKIAAGDTSNLGDTSTLADPGVVEKLLEEKQSITMPS, encoded by the coding sequence ATGAGCCAAATACATAAACACCCTATTCCCGCTCCGATTGCGGAACGCTGCCTGATTAACCCGGAACAGTACAAGGCAAAATACCACCAGTCCATCACCGATCCTGACGCCTTCTGGGGCGAACAGGGTAACATCCTTGACTGGATAACCCCCTACACGAAGGTGAAAAACACCTCCTTTGCCCCAGGCAACGTCTCGATCAAATGGTATGAAGACGGCACCCTGAACCTGGCGGCCAACTGCCTCGACCGCCATCTGGCCGAACGCGGCTCGCAGACCGCCATCATCTGGGAAGGCGACGACGCCAGCCAGAGCAAACACATCAGCTACCAGGAGCTGCATCGCGACGTCTGCCGCTTCGCCAATACCCTGCAGTCTCTGGGCATTAAAAAAGGCGATGTCGTCGCTATCTATATGCCGATGGTGCCGGAAACGGCGGTGGCGATGCTGGCCTGCGCGCGCATCGGCGCCGTGCACTCGGTGATTTTCGGCGGCTTTTCGCCGGAAGCGGTCGCCGGGCGCATCGTTGACTCCAGCTCGCGTCTGGTGATCACCGCCGACGAAGGTCTGCGCGCCGGGCGGGCGATCCCGCTGAAGAAAAACGTCGACGAAGCGCTGAAAAATCCGAACGTGAAGAGCGTTGAGCACGTCATTGTTCTCAAGCGTACTGGCGGCGACATCGCCTGGAACGACGGCCGCGACCTGTGGTGGAGCGACCTTATCGACAAGGCCAGCGACCAGCATACCCCGGTAGCGGTGAACGCCGAGGACCCGCTGTTCATCCTCTATACCTCCGGCTCCACCGGCAAGCCGAAAGGCGTGGTGCACACCACCGGCGGCTACCTGGTGTATGCCGCAACCACCTTTAAATACGTCTTTGATTACCATCAGGGCGACATCTACTGGTGCACCGCCGACGTGGGCTGGGTGACCGGCCATAGCTACCTGCTTTATGGGCCGCTGGCCTGCGGCGCCACCACCCTGATGTTTGAAGGGGTGCCGAACTGGCCAACGCCGGCGCGCATGTGCCAGGTCGTTGATAAGCATAAGGTCAACATTCTCTACACCGCGCCGACCGCGATCCGCGCGCTGATGGCCGAAGGCGATAAAGCCGTGCAGGGCACCGACCGCTCGTCCCTGCGTATTCTGGGCTCCGTCGGCGAGCCGATTAACCCGGAAGCCTGGGAGTGGTACTGGAAGAAAATCGGCAACGAGAAGTGCCCGGTGATAGACACCTGGTGGCAGACCGAAACCGGGGGCTTCATGATTACCCCGCTGCCGGGCGCGACCGAGCTGAAAGCCGGGTCGGCAACCCGTCCGTTCTTCGGCGTTCAGCCTGCGCTGGTGGATAACGAAGGGCATCCGCTCGACGGCGCGACCGAGGGCAACCTGGTCATCACCGACTCCTGGCCTGGCCAGGCGCGCACGCTGTTCGGCGACCACGAGCGTTTTGAGCAGACCTACTTCTCGACCTTCAAGAACATGTACTTCAGCGGCGACGGCGCGCGCCGTGACGAAGACGGCTACTACTGGATAACCGGTCGCGTCGACGATGTGCTGAACGTTTCCGGCCACCGTCTGGGCACCGCCGAGATTGAATCCGCGCTGGTCTCGCATCCGAAAATCGCCGAAGCCGCGGTGGTGGGCATTCCGCACAGCATCAAGGGGCAGGCCATTTACGCCTACGTGACGCTGAACCACGGCGAAGAACCGTCGCCGGCGCTGTACACCGAGGTGCGTAACTGGGTGCGTAAGGAGATTGGCCCGCTGGCGACGCCGGACGTGCTGCACTGGACCGACTCGCTGCCGAAAACCCGCTCCGGCAAAATCATGCGCCGTATTCTGCGCAAAATCGCCGCCGGCGATACCAGCAATCTTGGCGACACCTCGACGCTGGCGGATCCGGGCGTCGTGGAAAAACTGCTTGAAGAGAAGCAGTCCATTACCATGCCGTCATAA
- a CDS encoding DUF485 domain-containing protein translates to MNEDICQQIEDSAHFRELVEKRQRFATLLSIIMLVVYVGFILLIAFAPGWLGTPLHPGTSVTRGIPIGIGVIVISFLLTGVYVWRANGEFDRLNKAVLREVKAS, encoded by the coding sequence ATGAATGAAGATATTTGTCAGCAGATAGAAGACAGCGCGCATTTCAGGGAGTTAGTCGAAAAACGGCAACGGTTTGCCACCCTTCTGTCGATTATTATGCTGGTTGTTTATGTCGGTTTTATTCTGCTGATTGCGTTTGCCCCTGGCTGGCTGGGTACCCCGCTGCACCCGGGTACCAGCGTCACCCGAGGGATCCCCATCGGTATTGGCGTGATTGTCATTTCGTTTTTGCTGACCGGCGTTTACGTCTGGCGGGCGAACGGCGAGTTTGATCGTCTTAACAAAGCCGTCCTGCGCGAGGTAAAAGCATCATGA
- the actP gene encoding cation/acetate symporter ActP, translating to MRKLLTALAATLPLAANAADAITGEVQRQPTNWQAIIMFLIFVALTLYITYWASKRVRSRSDYYTAGGNITGLQNGLAIAGDFMSAASFLGISALVYTSGYDGLIYSLGFLVGWPIILFLIAERLRNLGRYTFADVASYRLKQGPIRILSACGSLVVVALYLIAQMVGAGKLIELLFGLNYHVAVVLVGVLMVMYVLFGGMLATTWVQIIKAVLLLFGASFMAFMVMKHVGFSFNNLFTEAMAVHPKGAAIMSPGGLVKDPISALSLGLGLMFGTAGLPHILMRFFTVSDAREARKSVFYATGFMGYFYILTFIIGFGAIMLVGANPAFKDAAGGLIGGNNMAAVHLADAVGGNLFLGFISAVAFATILAVVAGLTLAGASAVSHDLYANVFRKGATERDELKVSKITVLVLGVVAILLGILFEKQNIAFMVGLAFSIAASCNFPIILLSMYWSKLTTRGAMIGGWLGLLTAVVLMTLGPTIWVQILGHEKAIFPYEYPALFSIAIAFIGIWFFSATDSSAEGVREREQFRAQFIRSQTGLGIAQGRAH from the coding sequence ATGAGAAAGCTTCTGACGGCGCTTGCCGCCACGCTGCCCCTGGCGGCCAACGCCGCCGACGCCATTACCGGCGAGGTGCAGCGCCAGCCGACCAACTGGCAGGCGATCATCATGTTCCTGATCTTCGTCGCGCTGACGCTGTATATCACCTACTGGGCCTCCAAACGCGTGCGTTCGCGCAGCGATTACTACACCGCGGGCGGCAATATCACCGGCCTGCAGAACGGGCTGGCGATTGCCGGCGACTTTATGTCTGCCGCTTCGTTTCTGGGGATTTCCGCACTGGTGTATACCTCAGGCTACGACGGGCTGATTTACTCCCTCGGCTTCCTCGTCGGCTGGCCGATTATTCTGTTTCTGATTGCCGAACGCTTGCGCAACCTCGGACGCTACACCTTTGCCGACGTCGCCTCGTATCGCCTGAAGCAGGGTCCCATTCGCATTCTCTCCGCCTGCGGTTCGCTGGTGGTGGTGGCGCTGTATCTTATTGCGCAGATGGTCGGCGCCGGTAAGCTTATCGAACTGCTGTTCGGCCTCAACTACCACGTCGCGGTGGTGCTGGTTGGCGTGCTGATGGTGATGTACGTGCTGTTTGGCGGCATGCTCGCCACCACGTGGGTGCAGATAATCAAAGCCGTCCTGCTGCTGTTCGGCGCAAGCTTTATGGCCTTTATGGTGATGAAGCACGTCGGCTTTAGCTTCAACAACCTGTTCACCGAAGCCATGGCGGTTCACCCGAAAGGCGCGGCTATTATGAGCCCTGGCGGGCTGGTGAAAGATCCGATTTCCGCCCTCTCGCTCGGCCTCGGGCTGATGTTCGGCACCGCCGGCTTGCCGCATATTCTGATGCGTTTCTTCACCGTCAGCGACGCGCGTGAAGCGCGCAAAAGCGTGTTCTACGCCACCGGGTTTATGGGCTATTTCTATATCCTGACCTTTATCATCGGCTTTGGCGCTATCATGCTGGTCGGGGCGAATCCGGCCTTTAAAGATGCGGCTGGGGGGCTTATCGGCGGCAACAACATGGCGGCGGTACACCTGGCGGATGCGGTCGGCGGCAACCTGTTCCTCGGCTTTATCTCCGCCGTGGCGTTCGCCACCATTCTGGCGGTGGTGGCCGGGTTAACCCTGGCCGGCGCGTCAGCGGTGTCTCATGATCTGTACGCCAACGTGTTCCGCAAAGGCGCCACCGAGCGCGATGAGCTGAAAGTGTCGAAAATCACCGTGCTGGTACTGGGCGTGGTGGCGATTCTGCTCGGCATTTTGTTTGAAAAACAAAACATTGCCTTCATGGTGGGCCTGGCGTTCTCCATTGCCGCCAGCTGTAACTTCCCGATCATTCTGCTGTCCATGTACTGGTCGAAGCTGACCACCCGCGGCGCCATGATCGGCGGCTGGCTGGGGCTGCTGACGGCGGTGGTGCTGATGACCCTCGGCCCGACGATTTGGGTGCAGATCCTCGGCCACGAAAAAGCCATCTTCCCGTACGAGTATCCGGCGCTGTTCTCTATCGCTATCGCCTTTATCGGCATCTGGTTCTTCTCAGCGACCGATAGCTCCGCGGAGGGCGTCCGCGAGCGCGAGCAGTTCCGCGCGCAGTTTATCCGCTCACAGACCGGTCTGGGCATCGCCCAGGGCCGCGCGCACTAA